ATGTGAATCCCTGGATCTCGTGCGGCCAGGTGATGCAGACCTGGCAGAGTTCCGTGTTCGGCTTCCCCAACATGTTCATCGGCATCGTGGCCTTCGCCATCACCACCACCGTGGGCATGGCCCTGCTTTCGGGAGCCACCTTCGCCCGCTGGTACTGGATTGGGCTGCAGACCGGCGTCACGCTTGGTTTTGCGTTCGTTGTCTGGTTGTGGTCTCAGGCCCTTTACTCAATCCACATCCTGTGCCCCTTCTGCATGATCGTCTGGGCGGCCATGATCCCGCTCTTCGTGTGGACCACCATCAGGAACATCAGCGCCGGCGTCATCCCCATGCCTGCAGGCGCAGCCCGCGTCCTGGGTGATTCCGGCTGGATCATCACCGCGCTGCTGTACGTAGCCGTGATCGCCACCATCTTCTTCGCGTTCATCCAGGTCTTCGTGGGGACCTCGGGCTTCTAAACCCCTTCCGTTCCCCCGCCGGATGACAGATAAGGCCAATGTTCATGATGAACATTGGCCTTATCTGTCAGTTCGCGGTGTCTGAGTCCGCGGGGTGTCCGGTTAGTTGAACCAGATCTTGATCTCCCGCTCGGCGGAATCGGTGGAGTCGGAGCCGTGCACCAGGTTCTGCTGCACCTTCAGGCCCCAGTCCCGGCCGAAGTCGCCGCGGATGGTGCCCGGTGCCGCCGTCGTGGGGTCGGTGGTGCCGGCCAGCGAGCGGAAGCCTTCGATGACGCGGTGGCCTTCGAAGATGGCCGCCACCACGGGTCCGCTGAGCATGAATTCCACCAGCGGCTCGTAGAAGGGCTTGCCCACGTGCTCCTCGTAGTGCTGCTCCAGGAGTTCACGGGTGGCGTCAACCTTTTTCAGCTCAACCAGGCTGTAGCCCTTGGCTTCGATGCGGGCCAGGATGGCGCCGGTCAGGTTACGGGCGACGCCGTCGGGCTTGATCAGGACGAGGGTGCGCTCTGTAGTCACAACTGCTCCAATGCGTTGGTGGGGTTTCGGGACAAGTCTACGGGGACGGGCTTACGAGGACGGGCCTAAGGGGATTGCGGTTGGGCCGGGCCGGAGGCCTGGTCCGGGTGGGCAGCTTCCCACTCCGCCTGCTCGCGTGCGCGCTGCGCGGCTTCGCGGTCCAGCCGGATGCCGGTGCGGATCCCGTACCACCAGGCAACCGCAAAAAGGGCGCCCACCAGGAACATGGCCGGCTCGAAAATGCCGGTAAGGACCAGGACGAGCTGCAGGATCCACCCCAAACCGATGCCCCAGGGCTTGTTCAGGACTGCGCAGGCGGCGACCATCACCACGCTGAGGGCAATGCCCACCCCCAGGATCAACGCCGGTGGAAACTCTCCCCGGCGCAGTCCGAACACCACCAGGGTGGCGAAAAACATGACGAAGGCTTCCAGGAGCAACACCGTGGAGGCAAACATGACCTTGGTGGAGCGGCGCTTCTTCGGCATGCCCGGACGCCATTCGCGCTGGGCTTTAGTCAGTCTGGCCATGGTCACGCCTCCGTTTTTCCGAGCAGGATCCGTGCTTCGGCCACCAGCGTGATGGACCCGGTGACCAGCACGCCGCCGGAGAGGTCCTCGTTGGCTTCGGCGCGTTCCACTGCCCACTCCAGTGCGTCGTCCAGCTTCTCGGCGACGTGCACGTTGTCCTCGCCGAAGCCCAGGTCGATCGCGAGCTCCGCCAGTTCGGCGGCGGGGACGGCACGAGGCGAGTTGGACTGGGTGAAGCAGTATTCCTCCGCCACCTCACCCAGGGACTCCTTGAGCTCCCGCAGGATCTCTTCGGCATCCTTTTCCTTGAGCACGCCAACCACCGGCACCAGCCGGGTGAAGGTGAATGCTTCCTGGAGCGCTGCAGCAGAGGCCTTGATGCCGTCAGGGTTGTGGGCGGCGTCGACGATGATGGTGGGCGCCGTGCGCACCACCTCGAGCCGTCCGGGTGACGTTACAGCGGCGAAGCCTTCCTGCAGGACGTCGAAGGGCAGTTCCTTCTCGCCGCCGAAGAACGCCTCCAGCGCCGCGACTGCAACCGCAGCGTTCTGCGCCTGGTGCGCGCCGTGCAGCGGCACCAGCAGGTCCGGGTAGCGGCCGGCGATGCCCTGGATGGTGACCATCTGCCCGCCCACGGCCACTGTGCGTGACTCGACGCCGAATTCCACGCCCTCGAAGCGGAACGGTACGCCCACCTCCTTGGCCTTTTCCAGCAGCACCTGCGCTGCGTCCAAGGGCTGGGCCGCGCTGATCAGGTAGCCGCCGGGCTTGATGATGCCGGCCTTTTCGTAGGCGATGTCGGCCGTCGTATCCCCCAGCAGGTCCGTATGGTCCAGCGAGATCGGGGTGACCACCGATACCTGGCCGTCGCCCACGTTGGTGGCGTCCGTGATGCCGCCCAGGCCCACTTCAATGATGGCAACGTTGACGGGCTGGTCGGCGAAGATGGCAAAGCCCAGGATGGTGAGGCACTCGAAGTAGGTCAGCCGGGGCTGGCCCTCGGCTTCGAGCTCGGAGTCCACGATCTGCAGGTAGGGCCGGATCTCGTCCCAAATCCGGACGAACGTTTCGTCTGATACCGGGTGGCCGTCGATGCTGATCCGCTCGGTGACCTTGGACAGGTGCGGGCTGGTGTAGCGGCCCGTGCTCAGGCCTTGCGCCCGGAGCACGGACTCGATCATCCGGGACGTGGAGGTCTTGCCGTTGGTGCCGGTCACGTGGATGATCGGATACGCCTTGTTCGGCTCCCCGAGTACGTCCATGGCGCGGTACAGCGGCGCAAGCCGGGGCTCCATCTTGTTCTCGGGCGCCCGGCCCAGCAGCTCGGCGTAGACACTTTCCACGGAAAATTCGTCGGTCATGTCCTAGCCCTCCACTTTTTCAACCACAACGGCGGGTTCGGACACCTCGGCCGGTTCAGCGGCCAGGTCGACCGTCAGCGTCTCGCCCTTGACCAGCTCGGCGTTGGCCAGCAGCGCATCCACCACGTTCTGCGCGGCAGTGACGGTGGTCCGGATCCGGTCGCTGACGTTGAGGCCGGCGTCCTTCCGGGCCTGCTGGATGGCGCGGACCATGTCGCGTGCCAGGCCTTCGGCTTCCAGTTCCGGGGTGACTTCCGTGTTCAGCACCACGAACCCGCCGCCGGGCAGCACCGCGACAGCTGCCGAACCGCCGTCGGACTCTGCCACCACCGTCTCCAGCGTGTACTCCTGGGGCTCCAGCTGCAGGCCGCCTGCGGTGACCACACCGCTGTCGTCCACGGACCAGTCGCCGGACTTGGATCCCTTGATGGCCACCTGGACGTTCTTGCCCAGGCGCGGGCCGGCCGCCCGGGCGTTCACCACCAGCTTCTGCTGGATGCCGAACTCCTCGGGAGAAGCCGTGGCGGCATCCAGCAAGCGGACGATTCGCAGGTTGAGTTCATCGGCGACGACGGCGGCAAAGCCTTCCAGCGTGTCTGCGCCGGGTGCCACCACGGTGAGTTCCTGCAGCGGAAGTCGGACGCGCAGGTTGGCTGCCTTGCGGAGCGAAGACCCGGTGGAGCAGATCTGCTGCACCCGGTCCATGGCTTCCACCAGGGACGGGTTCGCCGGGAAGAGGTCCGCATCCGGCCAGTCGGCAAGGTGGACAGACCGGCCGCCGGTCAGGCCGCGCCAGATCTCCTCCGACACCAGCGGCAGCAAGGACGCTGCAGCGCGGGTAACGGTCTCCAGCGCGGTGAACAGCGCATCGAAGGCATCCTGGTCCTCGTCGAAGAACCGCTGCCGGCTGCGGCGGACGTACCAGTTGGTGAGCATGTCCGAGTAGCTGCGCAGCGAGTCGCAGGCACCGGAGATGTCGTAGGTGTCCAACTGCGCGGTCATGGTGCGGACCAGGTCGCCGGTGTTGGCCAGGAGGTACTGGTCCAGGGTGTCCCGGTAGCCCTCGTAGCGCAGTTCGGCGTCATAGCCGGCGCCGCCATTCGCAGCGTTGGTATAGAGCGTGAAGAAGCTGTAGACGTTCCACAGCGGCAGGATGACCTGGCGGACGCCGTCGCGGATGCCCTGTTCGGTGACGATCAGGTTTCCGCCGCGGAGGATGGGGCTGGACATCAGGAACCAGCGCATGGCATCGGAGCCGTCGCGGTCCAGGACCTCGGACACGTCCGGGTAGTTGCGCAGGCTCTTGGACATCTTCTGGCCGTCGGAGCCCAACACGATGCCGTGGCTGATGACATTCCTGAAGGCGGGCCGGTCGAACAGCGCCGTGGACAGGATGTGCAACATGTAGAACCAGCCGCGGGTCTGGCCGATGTACTCCACAATGAAGTCCGCGGGGTTATGGGTGTTGAACCAGGCTTCGTTCTCGAACGGGTAGTGCACCTGGCCGTACGGCATGGAGCCGGAGTCGAACCAGACATCCAGCACGTCCTCCACGCGGCGCATCACGGACTGGCCCTCTTCGGGGGTCCGGGGGTCGTCCGGGTTGGGCCGGGTGAGCTCATCGATGAACGGCCGGTGCAGGTCCACCTGGCCGTCCTTGTTCAGCGGGAGCCGGCCGAAGTCCGCTTCGATCTCGGCCAGGGAGCCGTAGACGTCGGTGCGCGGGTACTCGGGGTCCGTTGACTGCCATACGGGGATGGGGCTGCCCCAGAAACGGTTGCGGCTGATGGACCAGTCGCGGGCGTTCTCCAGCCACTTGCCGAACTGGCCGTCCTTGACGTTGCCGGGGATCCAGTTGATCTCCTGGTTCAGTTCCGACATCCGGTCCTTGAACTTGGTGACCTCCACGTACCAGGAGGACACCGCGCGGTAGATCAGCGGGTTCCGGCAACGCCAGCAGTGCGGGTAGCTGTGCTCGTAGCTGGCCTGGCGGACCAGCCGGCCCTGGGCGCGGAGCACCTGGGTGATGGGCTTGTTGGCTTCGAAGACCTGGAGGCCCACGATGTCGTGCAGGTCGCCGTGCTTGAACAACGGCAGGAACTTGGCGCCTTCGTCCACGGACAGGACAACGGGGATGCCTGCCTCCTCGCACACCTTCTGGTCGTCTTCACCGTAGGCCGGTGCCTGGTGGACGATGCCCGTACCGTCGGTGGTGGTGACGTAGTCGGCCACCACGAAACGCCAGGCATTTTCCATGCCGTACTTTTCGTTGTCGGCGAAGTCATCCCAGAGCCGCTGGTACTCCAGGCCCTCCAGTTCAGCGCCGGTGTGGGTGGACACGACGGCGGCTTCCGCAGCTTCGAAGCTGTCGTAGCCCAGGTCCTTGGCGTAGCTGCCCAGCAGGTCGGCGGCGAGCAGGAAGCTTCCGGTGACAGGGGCGTCGGCAGAGGCTGCCTTGATGCCGTTGGGTCCGGCTGGCAGTACGGCGTACGTGATGGAAGGCCCGACGGCGAGCGCGGCGTTGGTGGGCAGCGTCCAGGGGGTGGTGGTCCAGGCGAGGGCCTGCACGCCGGCAAGCTCCCTGGACAGCTCCGTCTCCCCCGGAAGGATGGGGAACGTGACGGTGACGGTCTGGTCCTGGCGGTTCTTGTAAACGTCGTCGTCCATGCGCAGCTCGTGGTTGGACAGCGGGGTTTCGTCCTTCCAGCAGTACGGAAGGACGCGGTAGCCGTTGTATGTCAGGCCCTTGTCGTGCAGCTGCTTGAACGCCCAGAGGACCG
This window of the Pseudarthrobacter defluvii genome carries:
- a CDS encoding bifunctional folylpolyglutamate synthase/dihydrofolate synthase; protein product: MTDEFSVESVYAELLGRAPENKMEPRLAPLYRAMDVLGEPNKAYPIIHVTGTNGKTSTSRMIESVLRAQGLSTGRYTSPHLSKVTERISIDGHPVSDETFVRIWDEIRPYLQIVDSELEAEGQPRLTYFECLTILGFAIFADQPVNVAIIEVGLGGITDATNVGDGQVSVVTPISLDHTDLLGDTTADIAYEKAGIIKPGGYLISAAQPLDAAQVLLEKAKEVGVPFRFEGVEFGVESRTVAVGGQMVTIQGIAGRYPDLLVPLHGAHQAQNAAVAVAALEAFFGGEKELPFDVLQEGFAAVTSPGRLEVVRTAPTIIVDAAHNPDGIKASAAALQEAFTFTRLVPVVGVLKEKDAEEILRELKESLGEVAEEYCFTQSNSPRAVPAAELAELAIDLGFGEDNVHVAEKLDDALEWAVERAEANEDLSGGVLVTGSITLVAEARILLGKTEA
- the ndk gene encoding nucleoside-diphosphate kinase produces the protein MTTERTLVLIKPDGVARNLTGAILARIEAKGYSLVELKKVDATRELLEQHYEEHVGKPFYEPLVEFMLSGPVVAAIFEGHRVIEGFRSLAGTTDPTTAAPGTIRGDFGRDWGLKVQQNLVHGSDSTDSAEREIKIWFN
- the ileS gene encoding isoleucine--tRNA ligase; its protein translation is MTFYPKASASSTSSNGSAGVSASVKFPEVEERILKYWDQDGTFQASVDQRSADVPGGEPGSNEFVFYDGPPFANGLPHYGHLLTGYAKDLVGRYQTQRGKRVERRFGWDTHGLPAELEAMKQLGMTDKTQIEAMGIDKFNDACRASVMKYADEWRSYVTRQARWVDFDNDYKTLNVEYMESVLWAFKQLHDKGLTYNGYRVLPYCWKDETPLSNHELRMDDDVYKNRQDQTVTVTFPILPGETELSRELAGVQALAWTTTPWTLPTNAALAVGPSITYAVLPAGPNGIKAASADAPVTGSFLLAADLLGSYAKDLGYDSFEAAEAAVVSTHTGAELEGLEYQRLWDDFADNEKYGMENAWRFVVADYVTTTDGTGIVHQAPAYGEDDQKVCEEAGIPVVLSVDEGAKFLPLFKHGDLHDIVGLQVFEANKPITQVLRAQGRLVRQASYEHSYPHCWRCRNPLIYRAVSSWYVEVTKFKDRMSELNQEINWIPGNVKDGQFGKWLENARDWSISRNRFWGSPIPVWQSTDPEYPRTDVYGSLAEIEADFGRLPLNKDGQVDLHRPFIDELTRPNPDDPRTPEEGQSVMRRVEDVLDVWFDSGSMPYGQVHYPFENEAWFNTHNPADFIVEYIGQTRGWFYMLHILSTALFDRPAFRNVISHGIVLGSDGQKMSKSLRNYPDVSEVLDRDGSDAMRWFLMSSPILRGGNLIVTEQGIRDGVRQVILPLWNVYSFFTLYTNAANGGAGYDAELRYEGYRDTLDQYLLANTGDLVRTMTAQLDTYDISGACDSLRSYSDMLTNWYVRRSRQRFFDEDQDAFDALFTALETVTRAAASLLPLVSEEIWRGLTGGRSVHLADWPDADLFPANPSLVEAMDRVQQICSTGSSLRKAANLRVRLPLQELTVVAPGADTLEGFAAVVADELNLRIVRLLDAATASPEEFGIQQKLVVNARAAGPRLGKNVQVAIKGSKSGDWSVDDSGVVTAGGLQLEPQEYTLETVVAESDGGSAAVAVLPGGGFVVLNTEVTPELEAEGLARDMVRAIQQARKDAGLNVSDRIRTTVTAAQNVVDALLANAELVKGETLTVDLAAEPAEVSEPAVVVEKVEG
- a CDS encoding vitamin K epoxide reductase family protein, with protein sequence MPSISPVSAREEHRAADSHTTAAAPVPRMARNRPFGWLLVITGIVGWLASGTLVLEKLEVLKDPSHTTVCDVNPWISCGQVMQTWQSSVFGFPNMFIGIVAFAITTTVGMALLSGATFARWYWIGLQTGVTLGFAFVVWLWSQALYSIHILCPFCMIVWAAMIPLFVWTTIRNISAGVIPMPAGAARVLGDSGWIITALLYVAVIATIFFAFIQVFVGTSGF
- a CDS encoding DUF4233 domain-containing protein, translated to MARLTKAQREWRPGMPKKRRSTKVMFASTVLLLEAFVMFFATLVVFGLRRGEFPPALILGVGIALSVVMVAACAVLNKPWGIGLGWILQLVLVLTGIFEPAMFLVGALFAVAWWYGIRTGIRLDREAAQRAREQAEWEAAHPDQASGPAQPQSP